Within the Medicago truncatula cultivar Jemalong A17 chromosome 4, MtrunA17r5.0-ANR, whole genome shotgun sequence genome, the region TAAGGACCAAATATAATGAGAAGTTTCAATATGCTGTTTAATCTGTTAAGAAACCTGGTATTTTATTAGGGGAAAAAAAAGACTCCCCCAACAACAGAAAGATGCCACAGAACTTGGAGGGTCTGCACCTCTGTATTGCTAAAGTTCCTAATTCTCTCCCAAAATGACAAGGGGTTCTCTCTTTCAACCCCTCCTTTTGTTTATAGGCAACATACCTTATTTCTTCTGACCATCTCGGTCCAACAAATAACCTAAGTCACTCACTCTTGCTTAGATATTATCAAACACATAACACAATCTTATTCATTTTTGAAACTACGGTAGCTCATGTTGTGGAAAGAAATGCCTTATGGATTCAAAGATGAATTTCTcttgtattaatttatttatagtgTTAGACCCAAGCAGTCTTGCTCGTTTCCGATGTGTCCCCCtataatttgagttttttttacatttcctTTAAGGATCGTTTTGCTATCATATACTTGTTTCTGTCCAGTTTAAACAAAACTGCATGTATAAGCATGCGCAGcacaaaaatatgtcatttcaaaaaatatttcaacaccCAGAAAAGATCGCATACATTACTTCTCAGTTCTGACATGCCATTTCACTTGTAAAtgtgggaaaaaaaaatatatggcaCTAGAATGATTAAAAGAACAAATCACGGGAAAATTGAAAACCAGGTGGACCAAACCACAAGATGGGAAACTAAATTCATCCCTAATAACTATGTAGTAAATTTCTATAACCTTTTACTgtctttgattatttttttgtccaTAGGCCATATTGGAGGTGTTACTTTCCAAATACTCAAGCAATAATCTATGTTGTTGATTCAAGTGACACTGATAGGCTTGTGATAGCTAGGGAGGAGTTCCATGCAATTCTGGAGGTATATGTTCCTGATAcaacacacacccacacacacacacacacacacttcaTCTAGACCTTTGGCGCAAGAATTCAGTTTGTTCCTCTTAAAATTCTCTTGTAGCCTATATTACAATTTACAAGGGATTGGTGGCTCTAAGTTGTATTTCTAAAGTATATTGATTACGTGAAGCTTGaacattttgaaagaggacTATAGAAGGATGATGTAGGTGTTATTTGTGATTATAGGCGTCTCCTAAGCTAAGAGGAATTAGTTTTTGACTGAATCTAGTTCTGGTGTTTGATTCATCCTAGTTGGAATAGGTTTTGATCCTTGTTTTGAATGTTTAGGGGCctgttttgtttaaaaagtaattttttattttctattccttattTTTACTGGTAATTACAAAAATGCTACTTCGTTGTAATTGTATTTACTGTTTTAGAGGATTTGTTTACAAAATGGTGACTACATTTTTGCGTTTTCATCATTTCATGCACTCCTTGATAGTCGGGAACAAATTAAAACTATGGTGACATTTtgtatttatcaataaaataaactgaaataatgttttctcaaaaaaaacaaatccttagcaattgtaattttattgtGGAGGTGTTTTCATGAATCTGAAATTTGATTAATAAATATGCATGTGCCTACTTGTCAATTTCATTTCTTGAGTCATTATAATCTAgtgcattttttaatttatgtgtgtgtgtgtgttaaaaTTTGATGCCTAATTGATTTTTATCCGTTTCTCCTTTGACTATGGTTTTGTTGTCTGATGTGATTGTGATTTCAGTTTtacaaataacaaaattaacacTAATTATTTTCTCTGAACCTTTTTTTCAGGAAGAAGAACTAAAAGGTGCAGTTGTTCTCATTTTTGCAAACAAACAGGTCAGAATTTGATTCATAGTTGTTGGATGCTCATATTTTCACTAGGGGGATAAGAAGTAAAGGCTGGATATATAAGAGTTATGAAGCTGATATGATCGGGCTTAACTAATTATTTGCACATGTACATAGATAATATGGCAAATATAGTGTAAAACTTCTCATGTGTGTCCCGTTCCATTATGCAGGACCTACCAGGTGCCCTTGATGATGCTGCAGTGACGGAGTCTCTTGAGTTGCACAAGATTAAAAATCGCCAATGGGCTATTTTTAAAACTTCTGCTATAAAAGGCGAAGGACTTTTTGAGGGCCTTGACTGGTAAGTCTAATAAAGTTGAATGCTATTTCAAGGTAGTTAAAGTATATCAAATATCGTAAATAAGGTGATGCTGCATTGTTAATTtatactttttcattttttcagtATTTAAAGGATATTTTTTCCAATGTTATCAATCATCAACTCAGTTAGGAATTATTAAAAGCAcagtttcaaacaaaatttaacccttttttatagggactaaaaatacatttaacccttttttataTCTCAAACAAAAT harbors:
- the LOC11428372 gene encoding ADP-ribosylation factor 1 is translated as MGLVFTRLFSSVFGNKEARILVLGLDNAGKTTILYRLQMGEVVSTIPTIGFNVETVQYNNIKFQVWDLGGQTSIRPYWRCYFPNTQAIIYVVDSSDTDRLVIAREEFHAILEEEELKGAVVLIFANKQDLPGALDDAAVTESLELHKIKNRQWAIFKTSAIKGEGLFEGLDWLSNTLKSGGG